In Nitrobacteraceae bacterium AZCC 1564, the following proteins share a genomic window:
- a CDS encoding leucyl-tRNA synthetase (product_source=KO:K01869; cath_funfam=1.10.730.10,3.40.50.620,3.90.740.10; cog=COG0495; ko=KO:K01869; pfam=PF00133,PF08264,PF13603; superfamily=47323,52374; tigrfam=TIGR00396), translated as MSTERYNARETEPRWQRLWEERGIFSTRNDNPKPKYYVLEMFPYPSGRIHMGHVRNYTMGDVVARYMRAKGHNVLHPMGWDAFGMPAENAAMQNKTHPAKWTYENIATMKKQLKSMGLSLDWSREIATCDPSYYKHQQRMFLDFLKAGLVERKQSKVNWDPVDQTVLANEQVIDGRGWRSGALVEQRELTQWFFKISKYSDELLAALDTLDRWPDKVRLMQRNWIGRSEGLLIRFVLDTKTTPAGEGEIEVFTTRPDTLFGAKFVALSPDHPLAAEAAKKNPALASFIEECRHTGTAQAEIETAEKKGFDTGIKAIHPLDPSWQLPVYVANFVLMDYGTGAIFGCPAHDQRDLDFVNKYGLGNTPVVCPEGQDPASFVITDTAYDGDGRMINSRFLDGMTIAEAKEEVAKRLENVTFGNRAVAQRQVNFRLRDWGISRQRYWGCPIPIIHCETCGVVPVPVKDLPVQLPDDIEFDRPGNPLDRHTKWKTVACPQCGNAHARRETDTMDTFVDSSWYFARFTDPWNENTPTTRDVVDRMMPVDQYIGGVEHAILHLLYSRFFTRAMKATGHIGMDEPFAGMFTQGMVVHETYKKQDGTFASPAEVKIEGDGKTRRGSLLTTGEPIEIGSIEKMSKSKRNTVDPDDIIGTYGADTARWFMLSDSPPDRDVIWSEEGVQGASRFVQRIWRLVNTAAPHLPPSGTPLTDLDSEAVLTVRRAAHRTLADVSNAIERLRFNTAIAKLYTFVGVLADVVDGPAKALETNAAVAAASREAFDILLRLISPMMPHLAEQCWEILGHQGLVSEAQWPEIEADLLVDDTITLPVQVNGKKRADVTVARNAANPEIEAAVLALDTVKSALDGKSPRKVIIVPQRIVNVVV; from the coding sequence ATGAGCACCGAACGCTACAACGCCCGCGAAACCGAACCGCGCTGGCAGCGCCTTTGGGAGGAGCGGGGGATTTTTTCCACCCGCAACGACAACCCGAAGCCGAAATATTACGTGCTCGAGATGTTCCCGTATCCGTCGGGACGCATCCACATGGGTCATGTCCGCAATTACACCATGGGCGATGTGGTCGCGCGCTATATGCGCGCCAAGGGCCACAATGTGCTGCATCCAATGGGATGGGATGCCTTCGGCATGCCGGCGGAAAACGCGGCAATGCAGAACAAGACACATCCGGCGAAATGGACCTACGAAAACATCGCCACCATGAAAAAGCAGCTCAAGTCGATGGGGCTGTCGCTGGACTGGAGCCGTGAGATCGCAACCTGTGATCCCAGCTACTACAAGCACCAGCAGCGCATGTTTTTGGATTTCCTGAAAGCGGGACTGGTCGAGCGCAAACAATCGAAAGTGAACTGGGACCCCGTGGACCAGACGGTGCTTGCCAACGAGCAGGTGATCGATGGTCGCGGCTGGCGCTCGGGTGCGCTGGTTGAGCAGCGTGAACTCACGCAGTGGTTCTTCAAGATCAGCAAATACTCCGACGAGCTGCTCGCTGCGCTTGATACCCTCGACCGCTGGCCCGACAAGGTGCGCCTCATGCAGCGCAACTGGATCGGGCGTTCGGAAGGGCTGTTGATTCGCTTTGTGCTCGACACAAAGACAACTCCGGCAGGAGAAGGCGAGATCGAGGTCTTCACAACGCGTCCGGACACGCTCTTTGGCGCCAAATTCGTCGCTTTGTCACCAGATCATCCACTTGCAGCGGAGGCCGCGAAAAAAAATCCCGCGCTGGCATCATTCATCGAGGAATGCCGTCACACCGGCACCGCGCAGGCGGAGATCGAAACAGCCGAAAAGAAGGGATTCGACACCGGCATCAAGGCCATCCATCCGCTCGATCCATCATGGCAGTTGCCGGTGTATGTCGCCAATTTCGTGCTGATGGACTACGGCACGGGTGCAATCTTTGGCTGCCCCGCGCACGACCAGCGCGACCTCGACTTCGTCAACAAATATGGTCTCGGCAACACGCCCGTGGTGTGCCCTGAGGGGCAAGATCCCGCGAGTTTTGTGATCACTGACACCGCCTATGACGGTGACGGCCGCATGATCAATTCGCGCTTCCTCGATGGCATGACCATTGCGGAAGCGAAGGAAGAAGTCGCCAAACGCCTCGAAAACGTGACCTTCGGCAATCGTGCGGTCGCGCAGCGTCAGGTCAATTTCCGCCTGCGTGATTGGGGAATCTCGCGTCAGCGCTACTGGGGCTGTCCGATTCCGATTATTCACTGCGAAACCTGCGGCGTCGTACCCGTTCCGGTCAAAGACCTGCCCGTGCAGTTGCCCGACGACATTGAATTCGATCGTCCCGGAAATCCGTTGGACCGGCACACCAAGTGGAAAACCGTTGCCTGTCCGCAGTGCGGCAACGCGCACGCGCGGCGCGAGACGGACACCATGGATACGTTTGTCGATTCGTCGTGGTATTTCGCGCGCTTTACCGACCCTTGGAACGAAAACACGCCGACCACCCGCGATGTGGTCGACCGCATGATGCCGGTCGATCAATACATCGGCGGTGTTGAACACGCGATCCTGCACCTGCTCTACAGCCGCTTCTTTACCCGCGCGATGAAAGCAACGGGACATATCGGCATGGATGAGCCGTTCGCCGGCATGTTCACACAGGGCATGGTCGTGCATGAGACCTACAAAAAGCAGGACGGCACGTTTGCCTCTCCCGCAGAGGTGAAGATCGAGGGCGACGGGAAGACGCGCCGCGGATCGCTGTTGACGACAGGCGAACCTATCGAGATCGGCTCGATCGAGAAGATGTCGAAGTCAAAGCGCAACACCGTCGATCCCGATGACATCATCGGTACCTATGGTGCTGACACAGCGCGCTGGTTCATGCTGTCGGATTCGCCTCCGGATCGCGATGTGATCTGGAGCGAAGAAGGCGTTCAGGGCGCCAGCCGATTCGTCCAACGTATCTGGCGTCTTGTGAACACAGCGGCTCCGCATTTGCCGCCATCAGGCACGCCGCTGACCGACCTCGACAGCGAGGCAGTGCTGACGGTGCGGCGCGCCGCCCACCGCACCCTCGCAGACGTGTCTAATGCCATCGAACGGCTGCGCTTCAATACAGCGATCGCCAAGCTCTACACATTTGTTGGGGTGCTGGCGGACGTCGTCGATGGACCGGCGAAAGCTTTGGAAACCAACGCCGCCGTGGCGGCCGCCAGCCGGGAAGCTTTCGACATCCTGTTGCGGCTGATTTCGCCGATGATGCCGCACCTGGCTGAGCAGTGCTGGGAGATCCTGGGGCATCAGGGCTTGGTTTCGGAGGCGCAATGGCCGGAGATTGAGGCCGATTTGCTCGTCGATGACACAATTACGCTCCCCGTGCAGGTTAATGGCAAGAAGCGCGCGGATGTCACGGTCGCTCGAAATGCCGCGAATCCGGAAATTGAGGCTGCCGTTTTGGCCCTTGATACGGTAAAATCGGCCTTGGACGGGAAATCCCCGCGCAAAGTGATCATCGTTCCGCAGAGGATCGTGAATGTCGTGGTTTGA
- a CDS encoding ParB family chromosome partitioning protein (product_source=KO:K03497; cog=COG1475; ko=KO:K03497; pfam=PF02195,PF17762; smart=SM00470; superfamily=109709; tigrfam=TIGR00180) codes for MADEARSRLGRGLASLIGDVGGEAAHVERPARTPRRVPIEFLKANPRNPRRTFSDEELSELSASIKQHGVIQPIVVRPVRGAQDRFEIIAGERRWRASQRAGLHDVPIVTVDVNDSDALEIAIIENVQRADLNAMEEAQGYHALAAEFKRSQDDIAKIVGKSRSHVANMMRLTKLPADVQAYIADGKISAGHARALINVPDASAAARRIVEEGLTVRQTEALAHDEGVPERKPQKARSSGASSVKDADTLALEKRVSDVLGLKVSVDHREPGGIVTIKYQDLDQLDEVLRRLEAGH; via the coding sequence ATGGCCGACGAGGCGCGTTCGCGACTGGGTCGCGGTCTTGCAAGTCTGATTGGTGATGTTGGCGGCGAGGCGGCTCATGTGGAGCGTCCGGCTCGCACGCCACGTCGTGTGCCGATTGAATTCCTGAAAGCCAATCCGCGAAATCCGCGCCGAACGTTTTCCGACGAAGAACTCAGCGAGCTGTCGGCATCGATCAAGCAGCATGGTGTGATTCAGCCGATCGTCGTGCGTCCAGTGCGTGGTGCGCAGGATCGTTTCGAAATCATCGCCGGCGAACGCCGCTGGCGCGCGTCACAGCGTGCCGGCTTGCACGACGTGCCGATCGTGACTGTCGATGTCAATGACAGCGACGCGCTCGAGATCGCGATCATCGAAAACGTGCAACGAGCCGACCTCAACGCGATGGAAGAAGCGCAGGGCTATCACGCGCTCGCGGCCGAATTCAAACGCAGCCAGGACGATATCGCCAAGATCGTTGGCAAGAGCCGCAGTCATGTCGCGAACATGATGCGCCTGACTAAGCTTCCAGCGGATGTGCAGGCCTACATTGCCGATGGAAAAATCTCGGCTGGTCACGCGCGTGCGCTGATCAATGTTCCGGATGCGTCAGCCGCAGCAAGGCGAATCGTTGAGGAAGGTCTGACTGTGCGTCAGACGGAGGCGCTGGCGCATGATGAAGGTGTGCCCGAACGCAAGCCGCAAAAGGCCCGCAGCAGCGGTGCTTCAAGCGTGAAGGACGCAGATACACTTGCTCTTGAAAAGCGCGTCAGCGACGTTCTTGGTTTGAAGGTGAGTGTCGATCATCGCGAACCCGGCGGAATCGTGACGATCAAGTATCAAGATCTTGACCAGCTCGACGAAGTTCTTCGCCGCCTTGAGGCGGGGCACTAA
- a CDS encoding DNA polymerase-3 subunit delta (product_source=KO:K02340; cog=COG1466; ko=KO:K02340; pfam=PF06144; superfamily=48019,52540; tigrfam=TIGR01128) — MVALRGKEIDAYLARPDPARPIVLLYGPDTGLVHERANALMALAVDDPNDPFALVKLDGDELAAEPSRLVDEAMTVPLFGGRRAIRVRTGSRSFASGVETLTDMPVKDCLVVIEAGELRPDAPLRKVCERAKSAVAIACYADTERDLARLIDDELRVSNLKIAPDARAALTSLLGGDRQASRNEIRKLTLYAHGQREITLDDVVAIVTDASGLALDPIVDNAFAGRAADVETSFAKAMAAGIYPGMIIMSAQRQAAQLHKARLSIEEGRGELDALESGFPRLHFSRKPLVETALRNTSTERLVKIIAQLAEAAFDMRKQPSLAEVIAQRALLAVAVNARRRG, encoded by the coding sequence GTGGTCGCGCTCCGCGGCAAGGAAATCGACGCCTATCTCGCCCGGCCTGATCCGGCGCGTCCGATTGTCTTGCTTTATGGCCCTGACACGGGTCTGGTCCATGAACGCGCCAACGCGTTGATGGCTTTGGCGGTCGACGATCCAAACGACCCCTTCGCCTTGGTGAAGCTTGACGGCGACGAACTGGCCGCTGAACCGTCGCGTCTCGTTGATGAAGCCATGACGGTGCCGCTGTTCGGAGGACGACGCGCCATCCGGGTCCGCACAGGCTCTCGCAGTTTTGCCAGCGGCGTCGAAACACTGACCGATATGCCGGTCAAGGACTGCCTTGTCGTCATCGAAGCTGGCGAGCTACGACCCGACGCACCGCTCCGTAAAGTCTGCGAGCGCGCAAAGTCGGCGGTTGCCATCGCGTGTTATGCAGACACCGAGCGTGATCTGGCACGCCTGATTGATGACGAACTGCGCGTTTCGAATCTAAAAATCGCCCCCGATGCACGAGCGGCCCTGACCTCGCTGCTTGGTGGCGACCGGCAAGCTTCGCGAAATGAAATTCGCAAGCTCACGCTCTATGCTCACGGCCAGCGCGAGATCACACTCGACGACGTTGTGGCGATTGTCACGGATGCATCAGGTCTCGCGCTCGATCCCATTGTCGATAATGCCTTTGCGGGACGTGCTGCTGATGTGGAAACGTCCTTCGCCAAAGCAATGGCCGCCGGAATTTATCCTGGCATGATTATCATGTCGGCGCAGCGACAGGCTGCACAACTGCACAAGGCTCGGCTTTCAATCGAAGAAGGCCGCGGCGAGCTTGACGCGCTGGAAAGCGGTTTCCCTCGCCTGCACTTTTCACGCAAGCCATTGGTCGAGACAGCCTTGCGAAACACAAGCACCGAGCGGCTGGTCAAGATCATTGCCCAACTTGCCGAAGCCGCCTTCGACATGCGCAAGCAACCATCATTGGCCGAAGTCATCGCCCAGCGCGCGCTGCTCGCCGTTGCCGTCAACGCGCGGCGCCGCGGCTAA
- a CDS encoding LPS-assembly lipoprotein (product_source=KO:K03643; cleavage_site_network=SignalP-noTM; cog=COG5468; ko=KO:K03643; pfam=PF04390; transmembrane_helix_parts=Inside_1_11,TMhelix_12_31,Outside_32_184), with translation MSWFDKRIAARLAVVAALAAAVAGCFQPMYAERGPNGEPALREKLQGVEVPPLNIPNGTREARLGVEIRNALMFNMYGSAVGGPPTHRLLIRITTSRLSVIVDPTTARPDLENYGIDATYELKDNATDKTVLTGTTFSRVSYDIPGQAQRFARSRALRDAEDRASKVIADNISQRLASFFIAGT, from the coding sequence ATGTCGTGGTTTGATAAGCGCATCGCTGCCCGGCTGGCAGTCGTGGCAGCCTTGGCTGCTGCGGTCGCGGGCTGTTTCCAGCCGATGTATGCGGAACGCGGGCCGAATGGCGAACCGGCGCTGCGCGAAAAGCTTCAGGGCGTCGAAGTTCCTCCGCTCAATATACCGAATGGAACGCGTGAAGCCCGTCTCGGTGTCGAGATACGCAACGCGCTGATGTTCAACATGTATGGCAGCGCTGTCGGAGGTCCCCCGACTCACCGCCTGCTGATCCGCATCACCACAAGTCGTTTGTCGGTCATCGTCGATCCCACCACCGCCCGGCCGGATCTAGAGAATTACGGAATCGACGCAACATACGAGCTGAAGGACAATGCGACCGACAAGACGGTGCTGACCGGCACAACCTTCTCGCGTGTTTCTTACGATATTCCGGGACAAGCCCAGCGATTCGCGCGATCGCGCGCACTGCGTGATGCGGAAGACCGCGCATCCAAGGTTATTGCCGACAACATCAGTCAGCGTCTGGCGTCGTTCTTCATCGCCGGCACGTAA